The Apium graveolens cultivar Ventura chromosome 3, ASM990537v1, whole genome shotgun sequence sequence TTATTTCATCTATGGCTCTTTGTATATCAAATAAGCAGCTCACATTCTTGTACTATCATTCTGCACCGTGAGATTGAGCACATGATGCCTTTTAAGGTGCAATCTTCTTGTCTGCGGTTTCATAGTTAATATATTAAGCATGACCTTCTTTAAATTTGTTTCAAATTCAGTTGGTTTCAGTAATTTAATTTGATCCCATTCATAATCTATCATGTTTCCCAGTCAAAGCAAAGGAACCCCCAGGGGCCTGCTTAATTACTGTAGAGCTACCCAATATTTTTCTGATTATATTTTTAACCTAGGCCATTGCATGACTGAGCTTGATTTGCTGGTATGTGGATCATTGATAGCCCAACTTCGATCAATACTGTCTTCCAGTCAGTACTTGAAAAAAATAATCTGTAAGTGTGTATGTATCTTATTTCTGTATTTCCGTGGTTCTAGTATCGATGTATGTCACGATATGTATCTTACTTCTGTAGACACCTTTTTCCTGTAGATAACGATATTATTTGCTTCTGTTGTACCTATGAACCACTGATGTAAGGGCTAGTGCAGAGGTGGTCAACTATTTTTGCTTAAAAATACTTATATTTGATAAAGCAGTCCCAAGTTTGACATTCGTGAACCAGATTCTTGAGAATGCCATGGTGCATTCCATTCTATACAGTAGCTGTCTTTTTTGTAAAACAGCCTTCCCGAGCTTCATGTGAGGCATGATGTCAGCGTTGGCCAAAGAAATATGGCTATTGATGTTGAATGTTCAAGTGAAAAAGAAAAACATTTTCAGCATTTCTCGCTGGGTTTGTCTGTGTTGGAACACCGATGATGAAATTGTTTCTCATTTATATTAGTTTGCTTTAAAATTGTTATTATTATCGTTATTTGAGCCTAGCATTTCTTGGATGTTCTGCTCGTATATTGGTGTGTCGGTTAAGGTAGGAAACATCTTTCTAGTTTGCAAACCTCTTCACTGATGGCAATTCTTTGTGTAAGTTGGTTGGGAAGAGATTGTCGAAATTCCAGTAATGCCAGTCAACTGAGTTTAAGATAGAGCAAAGTCTGGTACTGCTAAATATAGCTGTTTGCGAGAATTAAATTATGTGTCTAATCTCTGTAGGAAGCCGGGTTGCCTAAATACAGCCAAGGTTTGTGAGAGTTTATTCTTTATCAAATCTGTGTAGGAATTCGGGCTGTTTTTTCTAGTGTGCTTAGTTTTTGTTGGCTTTGCGGTTTTTGTTTGGTGTTTTGGTTTTCCTCAGGCATACATGAAGGTTATCGCAAACCTCAAAGAAGGCTCAAAGATATATCAGTTCTTTTAGGTGCTTGTAGGTGAGATTTGTATGATACAATTAGCTTCTACACTGACCCCTCAAGCAGATTTCTCGTAATTTTAGGATTTGGACCACAAGATCAATCAATGTGGCTAATTCTGTTGGTGATCTTTGTTCCAATGGAACTATCAAATACTGAAAAGCTTGATACAGTTCATAATATTTACTCATTTGTAAGCTTAGTTACCTTTTGAATGTTAAAAAGAAGCAGATATTCTGTTAAAATTTAACGTTGCCACAAGTTGGTTCTTGCGAAGTATAATATCTGATTAAACTTTATGGCTTGTTCCGTAATTTTAGAACCATAATGTGAAAACTGAAAACTATGAAAACACAATGAGCTAATGAAGGGTTCAGATACCATACAAAACTAAAACAAATTCCAAAATCAAATTACTCAATTGATGAAGTAAAACTGAAAGCTTAAAATTTCACATGAACTAGCAAACTCAAGGGAAAATTTGATTATAAGATGCACATAAACGAAAGAGTTTAACCAAAAAGCCTAAATGACTGATCAAGAAGATTATTGACTTATAACTACATATTACTCTTCTCCGGAGTCCAATAAAAGAAAACCCGAACTGGAAAAATATAATACTGATAGCATTGGTCCAAGTGAAAGGGCACCCTTCAATTGTATTCAATAGTTAGAGTAATCAAAACTCAGGGACTGCTGATAGATAGGTGCCTGCACCAAAAGTATATAAATTGATTAACAAACAAGTACTGTAACAAACACACGAGTCCCATGTCCGACGCTGCATGAACAAGGAAACCCAATAAACCTGAGAAATGTTTTGCACATTAAGGAATACTTGCTAAAATTAGTGAAAAGATAATGCATTAATGCTTTGGATGGTAATACATGCATGTGCATATATTACGTTTTATTATGAATGAATACGGAACCAGAGAATTCCTCAAACAAATAAAGCTCGAGCTTAAAGTTGAAGGTAATCAAGATGCTTGGTAACAAACTTCAATTATATATAAACACAGTGTAGCTAATATTCGCACTCTCCTATGTGGATCCTTTTACATAAATCCTTTTATAGTTGTTGTCGATGCAAATAAAAGATCAAGGCACCACATTAATATTCACAATTTTATAAATGTTTccaggttttataaaatttccagTGAAACTCAGCGAGTTTAGCTGTAAACCAGCGTACGTGGGTGTATGCTAATGTATAAAGGGGCAAGCAACTACCTGAAAAACAGCATGACTAAGCTGATCATACGACTGAGCATACATCATAGCAAGAGAAGGCACTTGCACATAAACAGCATCTGTTACCGACTGATAAGGCCCGCTAGCACCATAAGGGCTCAGGAAAAGGTTACTGTAGCGGTAGGTGGGTGTGGGTGAAGCTCGAGTGTTTGGCATTTGCCCCAACTGTGGAAGAACTGTATCATACGGCAGATATGGAGGCTGAACATTATACATCTGAAATTGTGTCGAGCCAAAGTTTTGACTATTAGGAAGGTTCCTGATATACCTGCAGAACAAACAGATTTGAAGCTATTAATCAATTTGTAAACATATATTAACAAAGGATTAAGTACCAAAAACCATAAACTCAACTTTTACTCCATAAAACTTCTTCCATCAAACTAAATGTGCTCAAACTTTTTATTCATGTTTTTTATGATACAAAAGATGTTATTTAAACAGTTCATATACACAAAACATACATATTTAAATTAATGCACTCTATTAAATCTTAAACCTTGAAGACAACGTATGTCTGTCATGAAATCCCTCAGAGACAGGAATACTCATATACACAGTCATTACAACCAACTCAAACATTTTTGTTTCAAGTAGAAGACTTGAGGGGCGGACAGATTAATCATTAATGGATTGTAGGAAATTTGGTGATGCTACACAGGGACATGATAATATGAGTTTGCAGAAATAGAAGACAACTGGGAATGATAATTAGCAAAATCAAATGCAATTCCTTCAGGGTACCAAAAGATGCAACTAATAGATATTGCATGAACATAAAGaataaaaatcaaaaattaaatcAAACCTTGTCATTTGAGAGAGAATTATAATGTGTACCTCTTATAACTGCGATCATAATCTGGATCTATGATATCCTTCTCCCTATCCCTGAAAATGGCTACTTGTGATGAGTTACCACCGTCCCTGTTAGTTAATCTCTCCATATCCATGACAGCTTTCCTTGAACTTTCACTTTCTATCCCAGCGGAACACACATTTTTCTGATACTTAGTAGGAACTGTAACTTCTGATTCAGGAGAATTAGAAGCACCAAATATACGAGCTCGTGCTCTGTCATACTCCTCCTTTCTCTCCTCCACAGATTTAATAGAATTCTGTTTCCTCAACCCATTATTGTCATTTGAGGAGGCATTAGTGGGCCTTGATTGTATGATGATTTTTTTATGCTCACTGCTGTCATTTTCGGACTGTTTGATTGGTACCTCTGACAAACAAACATGAGGATTTATTCTTTCAGGAATTTTCTTTACCACTATTCTGGTTCCCTGGCCATCCAAGAAATTTTCCTGGACCATGGAGAGCAGACCATAGTGCTGAGCAACACGATGTGCAGCAAGACGAAGATAAGAAGTCGGGAAATGTTGGAATTCGAACTCTAGTTGATCAGAATTTCGCAAAAACTTCTGGATATCGAGTTCCATTCGTAGAACTATAAAATCAATAAGAAAGTCAATATATCTACAGAAATATAATGGACTTGAATGACAAATCCATTTGTTTCTCTCAACAACATATCAATCAAAACAACCAGCAAGTATTAATTAACAAAAGCAACATGCATATAGATCATCAACATTACAAGGCATTTACTCTGGAAACAATCAAGTGATGATCAACATGCAGAGATACATTAAAACTGTAGCAAATCTATATTGGTCAAGAGAATGATTCTAATTTAATTGTATAAGCAACTAAGTGTGTGTCCTTTCATATGAATTTGTGCTATCGTGCAAATAAACTTAAATAGATAGGGCTAATAAGCTCTCCCTAACCAGGTACTCCAATTGTGCAGTTTCATAGGCAAACTCTTAATTCTGAACAAAGCAGAATAAAGTATGTTTCTTCCGTGTATAGTGTCCTTTCAAAAGATAATTACAGTATCCATCTACCTATATCAACTAGTAATACAAGGAACATATTTTTTTACGTCGTGGTCCATGTCTAGTGCTGGCATTACAATACATCCTGTAACACGAACAGACGCTAGTGACCAGAAATCTATATGTAATTATGGGCAGTTAAACATACAATGATACAAGGTCTTAGATGGTCAGACGTTACAAGTTCATTGTTATGTATACTGTTTTGCGATACTGCACTAAAAGATGAAAATGTAGCTCCACTTTCACTGTCTTGTACATTTCAAACACAACACAATAGTACATTAAGACGTTTCCACCaattataaaaaaaaagaaataagtCTCGAGAAAAGCCAATGAAATATATCAAATATCAAAGTGTGCAATGCATACTACTGATTAATGCTCAGTGGGCACTAAAGAAAATCTTTGATGAACCGGAGTAGCTGAGCAGCAGCTAACCTTCGAGCTTAGGCAGCTCCGATGAATGTGATATCATAATATACCAAATTTACGGCTTTGTTTGAACAATAAGCAAGTAATAACACCTACTACATGACAAATTTCTTAAAAAAAGGAAGTAAAAGGGGATTATTAAGCTAGGTTCAAATAATTGAAAACCTAAAAAAACAGTAAAACAAACAGTAAAAAATAGACTTTTCACAGGCAACAAAAGAAAGAATGTCCCAAAAGGCCAGCATTTTTCCATACCATACAgcaattataaaaattatatgaaAGGTGAatgacagagagagagagagattaggGTAAAGAAAGGATAGTAATATAGAAACAGAGAGGGGGgaagagagagagatagagagagagagagagagattaggGTAAAAAAGGAAAGTAATATAgaaacagagagagagagatagagggGGGGGGAGAGAGATTAGGGTAAAAAAGGAAAGTAATATAGaaacagagagagagaggggggagagagagattAGGGTAAAAAAGGAAAGTAATATAgaaacagagagagagagagagagagagagagaggagagactAAACTGGTGAGACGATGACGAGGGTTTTGAAGAGCTTCAACCAAGAAGGGGTCCACAAGTGAGTCAGCGGTGTCGCTGACTGAGTTTGTAATAGTAGACTTTGAACAAGCTGTAGACGACTCCATTGCCTGCTGCTACTAAAAtaaacctctctctctctctctcgcaaTCTCTCTCGCaatctcactctctctctctgcGGGATGGTTCTAGAGAAGGGGAAGGGGGGGATATAAACCCTCTCTCTCCTTATCTCTTCCCACGCAAAACCATACACCTTCCGAATCTCCTATTTATATCCCGATTCCCGATTTCACTTTTTATAATTTGACTCCAAATTACACTCCGCTTGAATTTTTGGTGCTCCTCTACTTATTACATTAAAtattgtttttaatttttttaaataaaaatatacatttaacatttatatttatgaaaaatataaTCAAAATAATAGTTTTTATTATATACAAGTAACTATACCTAAAAATGTGTGTCGAAAATCTAAACATCACATAACAAAACATAAGGAGTATAACATTATATAACTAAAGAGAATTACAATATGTATATATTATTGAAAAGTATATTCACTTATTTCAAAATATATTTGTTATTTAAAATGAAAAAAAGTTAATTTAATTTTCTTGAAAATTGGTTAAATTTGATCATTAAAAAGTCACGGAGGCACTTGAAATGGGAGTAAATAAATATACCATTATTACCATACACTCCCTCATCCTAAATATactattattattttattttttacaTTTAAAATGTttaatattgtataattataaaaaaatataaaaactatACTATCAGTAATTATATTTgctaattttaattttttgaaaaaatggaaatagaaggaACTAGTTGACCAGTAATCTAATAATCTGGTTTATTCTAATGATATTCTTAGACTGCACTAATATCTACAAGAGAAGAGAGCTTTTTATTTACATCACAAAAACAAGCAAACCATCACCATTTACAATTTACAATTGAATTTCGATCAGTAGAAGGTTGGATGGATCTTCAACACTTGGTATCTGCATGATAAAACACAATTAAGTTATGATCAAGTATGCAAAGTTTCGGACATTTAAAGATGATGTTATCTAAATTTTCTGAAGTACTTACTTATTCTTCGGTTAGATAGATGATATACTTTTAATGAATGAAAGAAACTCTGTTTCTCCGGATTGACTACTCTATCTCTCCGgtttgtaatcttgatatttatATCGATGGAATTTTTTTCCTGACAAAAAAAATGCAAATAATGGTGATCAGGGCTTTTGGCTTGGTAAATAAAATTGCACTTACTCTTTCAGCTGAAAATGCTCCAACAGGGCCTAAAGCAATTCTTCACCTCTTGTGAGCTAGAAAGAAACAGCAAACCAAAAGAACGAGAAATACAAGAACTGTAAGGCGTCGATGATTCACTGTCACGTCTAGTATTCTAGTTATGAAGCCTTGCGGAAACTCTGCTGACAATGCCACATTATGATACAATTTGCCTCTAATGCTTGATGTTTCCGCTGAAGGTTTATCTAAATGCTGCAACTTCATTCTAATTCTTCGGGGTGCTGTTCCCTGGAAAGGTAGAGGGGGCTTTACGGGTTTATCTTTTTGACGTGACCTTATTTTAATTATTGCTGGTTCTGTTTCCTGGGAGGTTGGAGTAGCTAGTGTTGCTGGTGGGAGACTCTCTGCCGGTTGCTCAGACTTGAAATCCATATAATCATCTCCGAGAAAATTGGCAAATGAAGATTCATCTAGCATCATGAAATCGTCTTTAAACATATCAGCAAAACAATCATCTGTAACACTTTTATGTCCCTGAAACCGAATATCAAATGACCATAAGGGCAAGCCTCGGTGACATAACAGATAACAAAACGGGTAGCTTAAACTAATTCTGCTAAACTACTCGATAAAGTAGAGGAAACATGGCATTCTTTGTATTCTAATTCCGTTTATCAGAATATATTGAAATTTTGTAACTGCACAACTGACCTTTGGCGAGCTGCAAGATTCATCGGGAAAGAACAGATCTCCAGGCTTCTTGTCGTATTCAAATTCAGAATCAAAGCTTTTAGCTAAGTGTTGAAAGATTATATTTCCCGGTTTCATATCATATTCAGAATCAAAGCATCCAACCAAGTTAGGATTATTACGTCCATCAAGTGATGTCGACCCTTGGAACATTTCCATGTGTTCAACATCATAGCCAGTGTGGTGAAGATAGTTGGCTACAGTAGAAGTACTACTCTCCTCAGTCAGAGACTGATTCATCTCTTTTGGGGGAATATCATAACATTTGTATCCACTGTTTTTACAATTACGAACACGGCAAACAACAAAAGATTCCTACAATTGAAAATAGGACAACCTGGTTAAATTGCTTGCTCATATTTACAGATATTGAGGAAAATGTGGCCCAAGTCCTAACGTCTTAAGTCAAGCCGGTCTAGATACTACATTCTTGATACTGAAAGGAAAATAAACAGAGTTCGGAACATCAAATAACAATAGATAGCACCCTAATAACATCAAATATTAAGTGATCTTAACAATTACCAGAGGAGTTCCGCTCCTGCAATACTCGTGCATTATCCATTCAGTCCTTTCCCAATTTGGAGCCTGACCTTTGTGGAAAACTAGCGTCCTTTTTGTTCCAACAACCCTGTTACCTGATTTTACATTACGTTGTTTTCCGGTTGCTTTCCAGTAGCCATACTGAGTTGCTCTTTTGCTCTGCCGGCCGTTTGGATACTTTCTTCCACGAGGAAGAAAGAAGTACCACTCATTGTTTGAAGGGATTATT is a genomic window containing:
- the LOC141713690 gene encoding uncharacterized protein LOC141713690 isoform X1 codes for the protein MESSTACSKSTITNSVSDTADSLVDPFLVEALQNPRHRLTILRMELDIQKFLRNSDQLEFEFQHFPTSYLRLAAHRVAQHYGLLSMVQENFLDGQGTRIVVKKIPERINPHVCLSEVPIKQSENDSSEHKKIIIQSRPTNASSNDNNGLRKQNSIKSVEERKEEYDRARARIFGASNSPESEVTVPTKYQKNVCSAGIESESSRKAVMDMERLTNRDGGNSSQVAIFRDREKDIIDPDYDRSYKRYIRNLPNSQNFGSTQFQMYNVQPPYLPYDTVLPQLGQMPNTRASPTPTYRYSNLFLSPYGASGPYQSVTDAVYVQVPSLAMMYAQSYDQLSHAVFQAPIYQQSLSFDYSNY
- the LOC141713690 gene encoding uncharacterized protein LOC141713690 isoform X3, which translates into the protein MELDIQKFLRNSDQLEFEFQHFPTSYLRLAAHRVAQHYGLLSMVQENFLDGQGTRIVVKKIPERINPHVCLSEVPIKQSENDSSEHKKIIIQSRPTNASSNDNNGLRKQNSIKSVEERKEEYDRARARIFGASNSPESEVTVPTKYQKNVCSAGIESESSRKAVMDMERLTNRDGGNSSQVAIFRDREKDIIDPDYDRSYKRYIRNLPNSQNFGSTQFQMYNVQPPYLPYDTVLPQLGQMPNTRASPTPTYRYSNLFLSPYGASGPYQSVTDAVYVQVPSLAMMYAQSYDQLSHAVFQAPIYQQSLSFDYSNY
- the LOC141713690 gene encoding uncharacterized protein LOC141713690 isoform X2; translated protein: MISHSSELPKLEVLRMELDIQKFLRNSDQLEFEFQHFPTSYLRLAAHRVAQHYGLLSMVQENFLDGQGTRIVVKKIPERINPHVCLSEVPIKQSENDSSEHKKIIIQSRPTNASSNDNNGLRKQNSIKSVEERKEEYDRARARIFGASNSPESEVTVPTKYQKNVCSAGIESESSRKAVMDMERLTNRDGGNSSQVAIFRDREKDIIDPDYDRSYKRYIRNLPNSQNFGSTQFQMYNVQPPYLPYDTVLPQLGQMPNTRASPTPTYRYSNLFLSPYGASGPYQSVTDAVYVQVPSLAMMYAQSYDQLSHAVFQAPIYQQSLSFDYSNY
- the LOC141711176 gene encoding NAC domain-containing protein 40-like isoform X1 → METGVPIESFSGFKFSPTEKELILYFLRRKIEGFQKGVEAIREIDITKHEPWDLPAQSIIPSNNEWYFFLPRGRKYPNGRQSKRATQYGYWKATGKQRNVKSGNRVVGTKRTLVFHKGQAPNWERTEWIMHEYCRSGTPLESFVVCRVRNCKNSGYKCYDIPPKEMNQSLTEESSTSTVANYLHHTGYDVEHMEMFQGSTSLDGRNNPNLVGCFDSEYDMKPGNIIFQHLAKSFDSEFEYDKKPGDLFFPDESCSSPKGHKSVTDDCFADMFKDDFMMLDESSFANFLGDDYMDFKSEQPAESLPPATLATPTSQETEPAIIKIRSRQKDKPVKPPLPFQGTAPRRIRMKLQHLDKPSAETSSIRGKLYHNVALSAEFPQGFITRILDVTVNHRRLTVLVFLVLLVCCFFLAHKRKKIPSI
- the LOC141711176 gene encoding NAC domain-containing protein 40-like isoform X2, with the protein product METGVPIESFSGFKFSPTEKELILYFLRRKIEGFQKGVEAIREIDITKHEPWDLPAQSIIPSNNEWYFFLPRGRKYPNGRQSKRATQYGYWKATGKQRNVKSGNRVVGTKRTLVFHKGQAPNWERTEWIMHEYCRSGTPLESFVVCRVRNCKNSGYKCYDIPPKEMNQSLTEESSTSTVANYLHHTGYDVEHMEMFQGSTSLDGRNNPNLVGCFDSEYDMKPGNIIFQHLAKSFDSEFEYDKKPGDLFFPDESCSSPKGHKSVTDDCFADMFKDDFMMLDESSFANFLGDDYMDFKSEQPAESLPPATLATPTSQETEPAIIKIRSRQKDKPVKPPLPFQGTAPRRIRMKLQHLDKPSAETSSIRGKLYHNVALSAEFPQGFITRILDVTVNHRRLTVLVFLVLLVCCFFLAHKR